The Aquidulcibacter paucihalophilus genome has a window encoding:
- a CDS encoding MBL fold metallo-hydrolase, which produces MNLRRVALAGLILVVLAAGVLIVFQRPIGAGVLGRIANTQVGRDSVADMADGLNVALCGTGSPFPDPTRAGPCSAVIVGGKVFVIDSGEGAARSLARMGIPASRIEAIFLTHFHSDHIDGLPPVLLQSWVSGTRTRPMPLYGPEGVESVAAGFNAAYVLDSGYRVAHHSAAIAPPSGQGAAPVAFSIQGAAAAGGLVVYNADGLVVTAFTVNHNPVHTAVGYRFDYAGRSVVFSGDTAVSAHLNAMAAGADILVHDALQPALLSTIEKRLDDKGQANLAQVMRDIVDYHATPEQAADAAKAAGVDTLVLNHLVPPQPLDYGYAAFLGDARKHFDGPIIVGEDGMLFSLPRGDDSMQRKRLF; this is translated from the coding sequence ATGAACCTTCGCCGCGTTGCACTCGCCGGTCTCATCCTCGTCGTTCTGGCGGCCGGAGTGCTGATCGTGTTCCAGCGACCCATCGGGGCCGGCGTGCTGGGGCGTATTGCGAACACCCAGGTCGGTCGCGACAGTGTCGCTGACATGGCGGACGGTCTCAATGTCGCGCTTTGCGGAACCGGGTCACCCTTCCCCGACCCGACCCGGGCGGGTCCATGCAGCGCCGTGATTGTCGGTGGCAAGGTCTTCGTGATCGACAGCGGGGAGGGGGCCGCCCGCAGCCTGGCGAGAATGGGGATTCCGGCCTCGCGGATCGAAGCGATCTTCCTGACCCATTTCCATTCCGACCACATCGACGGTCTGCCGCCGGTCCTGCTGCAGAGCTGGGTCAGCGGGACCCGCACCCGGCCAATGCCTCTCTACGGACCGGAGGGCGTCGAGAGTGTGGCCGCCGGGTTCAATGCCGCCTATGTGCTCGACTCGGGCTATCGGGTCGCGCACCACAGCGCTGCCATTGCGCCGCCCTCCGGACAGGGGGCCGCCCCCGTCGCCTTCAGTATCCAGGGTGCAGCGGCCGCCGGCGGGCTCGTGGTCTATAATGCCGATGGCCTCGTGGTGACGGCGTTCACCGTCAATCATAATCCGGTCCATACGGCCGTAGGCTATCGCTTCGACTATGCCGGGCGCAGCGTGGTCTTCAGCGGCGACACGGCGGTCTCGGCCCACCTGAACGCCATGGCGGCCGGTGCCGACATCCTCGTTCACGATGCCCTGCAGCCGGCCCTGCTTTCGACCATCGAAAAGCGACTGGATGACAAGGGGCAGGCCAATCTGGCCCAGGTCATGCGTGACATCGTCGACTATCACGCCACCCCCGAACAGGCAGCCGATGCGGCGAAGGCCGCGGGCGTGGACACGCTGGTTCTGAACCACCTCGTGCCACCCCAGCCCCTCGACTATGGGTACGCGGCCTTCCTGGGCGATGCGCGCAAGCATTTTGACGGCCCGATCATCGTCGGCGAGGACGGCATGCTGTTCAGCCTGCCGCGCGGTGACGACAGCATGCAGCGCAAACGCCTGTTCTAG
- a CDS encoding glutathione S-transferase family protein: MLVVHGLDLSYFTGKLEGYLRAKGLPYRLTEMSVGSFRRLARHTGVQQMPQLEMPDGRWMTDTVRIIDALETECPEPALTPSDPACRFMAELIETFGDEHLWRPALYYRWAFADDARLMSARLARGMLRDIPGPAALKRLPILWRQRAHYLRGEGVTPANRAAIEADYLDLLDALEPVLSRRDWVMGDAPTRADIGLFGPMFRHFHCDPTPGRIMRARAPSVAAWVTRLWALNGAGGADARSVTSIPDDLGAVISLVVERFLPELMANAAACAAGAGEVRYRLGNHDIRYSTNPYRAGRLSRLQQAFAALPPSARNTLTDRLGAAAVRLLSGPVIPDFAPAPGLSDRQGRPIR; encoded by the coding sequence ATGCTGGTCGTGCATGGGCTGGATCTGTCGTATTTTACGGGCAAGCTGGAAGGCTATCTGCGCGCCAAGGGCCTGCCCTATCGACTGACCGAGATGAGCGTCGGCAGCTTCCGCCGGCTCGCCCGCCACACCGGCGTGCAGCAGATGCCGCAGCTGGAAATGCCGGACGGACGCTGGATGACGGATACGGTCCGGATCATCGACGCCCTCGAGACCGAATGTCCGGAACCCGCCCTGACCCCTTCAGACCCGGCCTGTCGGTTCATGGCCGAACTCATCGAGACCTTTGGAGACGAGCACCTCTGGCGACCGGCGCTCTACTACCGATGGGCTTTCGCCGACGATGCGCGTCTGATGAGCGCGCGCCTGGCGCGCGGCATGCTGCGGGACATCCCCGGTCCGGCGGCCCTGAAACGCTTGCCGATCCTGTGGCGGCAGCGCGCCCACTATCTGCGAGGCGAAGGCGTTACCCCGGCGAACCGGGCCGCGATCGAGGCGGACTATCTCGATCTGCTGGATGCCCTGGAGCCTGTCCTCAGCCGACGGGACTGGGTCATGGGCGATGCGCCGACACGGGCTGATATCGGGCTGTTCGGTCCGATGTTCCGCCATTTCCACTGCGACCCGACGCCGGGCCGGATCATGCGGGCGCGGGCACCGTCCGTCGCAGCCTGGGTCACGCGACTGTGGGCGCTGAACGGAGCGGGGGGAGCCGACGCCCGGTCAGTGACGTCGATCCCCGACGATCTGGGCGCTGTCATCAGCCTGGTCGTGGAGCGTTTCCTGCCCGAGCTCATGGCGAATGCCGCCGCCTGCGCAGCCGGCGCGGGCGAGGTCCGATACCGTCTCGGCAACCACGACATTCGCTATTCGACCAACCCCTACCGGGCCGGGCGGCTGTCACGCCTGCAGCAGGCCTTCGCGGCCCTGCCCCCATCTGCCCGGAACACTTTGACCGACCGGCTCGGCGCGGCTGCCGTTCGGCTGCTGTCAGGGCCGGTCATCCCCGATTTCGCCCCTGCCCCCGGTCTGAGTGACCGCCAGGGCCGCCCAATCCGCTGA
- a CDS encoding SCP2 sterol-binding domain-containing protein: MTLDEITSEIRGRVAANGGIKGKTVKFHFGDDGAIRIDSRGDEAVVDNEDSAADCTVKISKDDFLEMAAGRLNPTAGFMSGKIKIEGDMGLAMQLGNILN; encoded by the coding sequence ATGACGCTAGACGAAATCACCTCGGAGATCCGGGGCCGCGTCGCGGCCAACGGTGGCATCAAGGGCAAGACGGTGAAGTTCCATTTCGGCGACGATGGAGCCATCCGGATCGACTCCCGGGGCGACGAGGCGGTGGTCGACAATGAAGACAGCGCGGCCGACTGCACGGTCAAGATCTCGAAAGACGACTTCCTCGAAATGGCTGCCGGCCGCCTGAACCCGACGGCTGGCTTCATGTCGGGCAAGATCAAGATCGAAGGCGACATGGGCCTGGCCATGCAGCTGGGCAATATCCTGAACTAG
- a CDS encoding helix-turn-helix domain-containing protein: protein MPTMDAVADRANVSRRSVFRHFADTNELIIAATQLQREEVFARFHSRDISGLPEPELITAVAQRLGRLWEYVSPVRDVARSMRAMNPVIDRMLREDEGTHRNYLNTVFSTSLNQAAEADRELFLRSMVLASSWPTWIGMRRDQQLTVVEARRVMEHTLRSLLLAARTPAG from the coding sequence ATGCCGACGATGGACGCCGTCGCCGACCGGGCCAATGTGTCCCGGCGCTCCGTCTTCCGGCATTTCGCCGACACCAATGAGCTGATCATCGCGGCGACCCAATTGCAGCGCGAAGAGGTCTTCGCCCGGTTTCATTCACGCGACATCAGCGGGCTGCCCGAACCCGAGCTGATTACTGCCGTGGCGCAGAGACTGGGCCGGCTGTGGGAATATGTCAGCCCGGTGCGGGATGTCGCCCGATCCATGCGCGCCATGAATCCTGTGATCGACCGCATGCTGCGCGAGGACGAAGGCACCCACCGCAACTACCTGAACACCGTCTTCTCGACGTCTCTGAACCAGGCGGCCGAAGCCGACCGGGAACTGTTCCTGCGCTCCATGGTCCTGGCCTCATCCTGGCCGACATGGATCGGAATGCGCCGCGACCAGCAATTGACCGTAGTCGAGGCCAGACGGGTGATGGAGCACACGCTTCGGTCGCTGCTGCTGGCCGCCCGAACGCCGGCCGGCTGA
- a CDS encoding DsbA family protein: MGIKALIGPMVSRAITSNRRRDTQRRRFEDARVRAGKPHEVLYFHQVDDPYSALMAGRLAGLVEQYGVVLTPHLVPPPPGWAAPERQKLTVYARRDAALIAPAYGLDYCDRAIPSAPEVERAQSILKSAIDTGRFAVAAPVVARALGAGDSLDAAEAAFGSATPATVAAALEAGDRLRNRLGHYLGATLHHAGEWYWGVDRLGDLEMRLGALGCGDGGPAFHALATRPQLRFLETARAADTRTPALEMFLSFRSPYTYLAMERVRALVSHYGVELRLRFVLPMVMRGLPVPAAKRTYILRDCKREADHLGFPFGSVCDPVGRPVERGLAILNGAIATGSGMAFACSFLRGVFAEAIDAGSDSGLRHLVERAGLDWQQALVWMADESWREVAEDNRRSMFADQLWGVPSFRFGDLATWGQDRLWLVEQAIIETLGGPKATASDFGTGTKT, encoded by the coding sequence ATGGGGATCAAGGCACTGATCGGGCCCATGGTCAGCCGGGCGATCACCTCGAACCGGCGACGCGATACGCAGCGTCGCCGGTTCGAGGATGCTCGTGTTCGGGCCGGAAAACCGCATGAAGTCCTGTATTTCCATCAGGTGGACGACCCCTATTCTGCCCTGATGGCCGGCCGGCTTGCCGGCCTGGTCGAGCAATACGGGGTCGTACTCACGCCACATCTGGTGCCCCCGCCGCCCGGCTGGGCGGCACCGGAGCGGCAGAAGCTGACGGTCTATGCCCGGCGGGACGCGGCGCTGATCGCCCCCGCCTATGGTCTGGACTATTGTGACCGGGCCATTCCGTCCGCGCCGGAGGTGGAACGGGCCCAGTCCATTCTGAAGTCCGCGATCGACACCGGGCGTTTTGCGGTCGCGGCCCCGGTTGTCGCGCGTGCCCTCGGCGCGGGAGACTCCCTCGACGCTGCTGAGGCGGCGTTCGGTTCAGCGACCCCGGCGACCGTCGCGGCGGCGCTTGAGGCTGGCGACCGCCTGCGGAACCGGCTTGGTCACTATCTCGGCGCGACCCTGCATCATGCCGGTGAGTGGTATTGGGGCGTTGATCGTCTCGGCGATCTGGAGATGCGGCTCGGGGCCCTTGGATGCGGCGACGGCGGCCCGGCGTTCCACGCCCTGGCCACGCGCCCGCAACTGAGGTTTCTCGAAACCGCTCGAGCCGCAGACACGCGTACACCGGCCCTGGAGATGTTTCTCTCGTTCCGAAGTCCCTACACCTATCTGGCGATGGAACGGGTCCGGGCCCTTGTCAGCCACTACGGGGTGGAACTGCGCCTGCGATTTGTCCTGCCCATGGTCATGCGCGGCCTTCCGGTCCCGGCGGCCAAGCGGACCTATATCCTGCGCGACTGCAAACGGGAGGCCGACCATCTCGGGTTTCCCTTTGGCTCTGTCTGCGATCCGGTGGGACGGCCGGTGGAACGCGGTCTGGCCATCCTGAACGGTGCCATCGCAACGGGATCCGGCATGGCTTTCGCATGCTCCTTCCTGCGCGGTGTGTTCGCCGAGGCGATCGATGCCGGCTCCGACAGTGGCCTGCGTCATCTGGTCGAACGGGCCGGACTCGACTGGCAACAGGCCCTCGTCTGGATGGCGGATGAGAGCTGGCGCGAGGTCGCCGAGGACAATCGCCGCTCCATGTTCGCTGATCAGCTCTGGGGCGTGCCGTCGTTCCGTTTCGGAGACCTGGCCACCTGGGGCCAGGACCGGCTCTGGCTGGTCGAGCAGGCCATTATTGAAACCCTCGGCGGGCCCAAGGCGACCGCCTCAGACTTCGGAACCGGAACAAAAACATGA
- a CDS encoding TonB-dependent receptor: MKTTRKLGVSLLSLTAAMAASNVAMAQDPQSGASEPARLDEIIVQATKRSESLFDVPVAVTAYSSEQLQAAQVRDVRDLQIVAPTLAVNSSTGSTQTVFTIRGVGTAGQNTGLEQSVGVFLDGVYRGRPGAALGDLADVSQIEVLRGPQGTLFGRNTSGGVIAVQTRQPEFVPGGQFTASAGDYGHRQFMATVTGPLLGDSVAGRLTATSQERDGYVDDFRLGGTYNDRSRWSVKGQLLWDISPDATLRLIADRSETEEVCCAAIPVFYGPTSAALTALGGVLRTGTAGSHGGFAGRFVDNSIYDVAVNPATQPLDDSSVDQGVSAQLDWNLGATDLTVIASRRTFETMPTVDADFTNLNMLSQTTGQDITEGSLEVRLASADPDARLEWLIGGFLFNQDIFADQELRYGNQLRAYIEAITPRVPVAPGVTVPILTRLEQVTGRPVGTFLAPGVAVNDDYDYESRSAALFGQATFNVTDRLAITGGLRYSREEKNADYRIQSFDTLSQIQFVGPLAPFAALRSLQLYPAVNPFTAEIKDDDLSGTVSVAYELSDEVNLFARYARGYKSGGFNLNRTAAQTTPGNPVADPNRVIFNPEVVDAFEVGTKIRFWDGRGQLNANLFFQALEDYQTNAFDGSSFRITNAGGLESKGLEWDYRIRLTDNIIIDGGGTLQDVQYTDFANAQATAAQVLAGQNVQDLSGRTPNFVSEVLISGGITYETPLTGSLGLRANLNYLYRSEYATAQDLDPLSFQDGYVMLNASIGIGTLDEAWGAEIWVRNLTDERVANIVFDTVFQTGSQSAFMEAPRTMGITLRRNF, encoded by the coding sequence ATGAAGACCACCAGGAAACTCGGCGTATCGCTGTTGTCGCTTACAGCGGCCATGGCAGCTTCCAATGTTGCCATGGCGCAGGACCCGCAGAGCGGTGCCTCGGAGCCCGCAAGGCTGGACGAGATCATCGTCCAGGCGACCAAGCGGTCCGAGAGCCTGTTCGATGTTCCGGTGGCCGTGACCGCCTATTCAAGCGAGCAGCTTCAGGCCGCCCAGGTCCGCGATGTGCGCGATCTGCAGATTGTGGCCCCGACCCTTGCGGTCAACTCCAGCACCGGATCGACCCAGACGGTCTTCACCATCCGCGGTGTCGGCACTGCCGGCCAGAACACCGGGCTTGAGCAGTCCGTTGGCGTGTTCCTGGATGGCGTCTATCGCGGCCGTCCCGGGGCGGCCCTCGGCGACCTCGCCGACGTCAGCCAGATCGAGGTGCTGCGCGGACCGCAGGGCACGCTGTTTGGTCGGAATACGTCTGGCGGCGTCATCGCCGTGCAGACAAGACAGCCCGAGTTTGTCCCCGGCGGCCAGTTCACGGCGTCTGCGGGCGACTATGGCCATCGCCAGTTCATGGCGACTGTCACCGGACCCCTGCTGGGCGACTCCGTGGCGGGACGCCTGACCGCGACCTCGCAGGAGCGTGACGGCTACGTCGACGATTTCCGCCTGGGCGGCACCTACAATGACCGGTCGCGCTGGTCGGTTAAGGGGCAACTGCTCTGGGATATCTCGCCCGATGCGACGCTGCGTCTGATCGCCGACCGGTCCGAGACCGAGGAGGTCTGCTGTGCCGCCATACCCGTCTTCTATGGCCCGACCTCGGCGGCGCTCACTGCGCTGGGGGGCGTGCTGCGGACAGGGACGGCAGGGTCCCATGGCGGTTTCGCCGGCCGCTTTGTCGACAACAGCATCTATGATGTGGCTGTGAATCCGGCCACCCAGCCCCTCGACGACTCCTCGGTCGACCAGGGTGTTTCGGCCCAGCTGGACTGGAACCTGGGGGCGACCGACCTGACCGTCATCGCCTCGCGTCGCACCTTTGAGACCATGCCCACGGTCGATGCCGACTTCACCAACCTCAACATGCTGTCCCAGACCACCGGTCAGGACATCACGGAGGGGTCCCTCGAGGTCCGTCTGGCCTCGGCGGATCCGGATGCCCGGCTCGAGTGGCTGATCGGCGGTTTCCTGTTCAACCAGGACATCTTCGCCGACCAGGAGCTCCGCTACGGCAACCAGCTCCGCGCCTATATCGAGGCGATCACGCCGCGCGTGCCTGTCGCGCCCGGGGTGACCGTGCCGATCCTGACCCGTCTGGAGCAGGTGACCGGACGCCCTGTGGGCACGTTCCTGGCCCCCGGCGTCGCCGTCAACGACGACTATGACTACGAAAGCCGCAGCGCGGCCCTGTTCGGCCAGGCGACCTTCAATGTGACGGATCGGCTCGCGATCACGGGTGGGCTTCGCTACTCGCGTGAAGAGAAGAATGCCGACTATCGGATCCAGTCATTCGATACGCTCTCCCAGATCCAGTTCGTTGGTCCCCTGGCTCCGTTTGCGGCGCTCCGGAGTCTGCAGCTCTACCCGGCGGTCAATCCGTTCACTGCAGAAATCAAGGATGACGATCTCTCCGGGACGGTCAGCGTGGCCTATGAGCTCTCCGATGAGGTCAACCTGTTTGCCCGCTATGCCCGGGGTTACAAGTCGGGCGGTTTCAACCTCAACCGTACGGCCGCGCAGACCACGCCGGGCAACCCGGTGGCTGACCCCAACAGGGTGATCTTCAACCCCGAGGTCGTCGATGCCTTTGAAGTGGGGACCAAGATCCGCTTCTGGGACGGTCGGGGCCAGCTCAACGCCAACCTGTTCTTCCAGGCGCTGGAAGATTACCAGACCAATGCTTTTGACGGCAGCAGCTTCCGGATTACCAACGCCGGCGGACTGGAGAGCAAGGGACTGGAGTGGGACTACCGCATCCGGCTGACCGACAACATCATCATCGATGGCGGCGGCACCCTGCAGGACGTCCAGTACACCGACTTTGCCAACGCCCAGGCTACCGCAGCCCAGGTCCTTGCCGGTCAGAACGTTCAGGACCTGAGCGGCAGGACGCCGAACTTCGTCTCCGAGGTCCTGATCTCCGGCGGCATCACCTATGAGACGCCGTTGACCGGTTCCCTCGGTCTGCGGGCCAACCTCAACTATCTGTACCGGTCGGAATACGCCACCGCCCAGGACCTCGACCCGCTCTCCTTCCAGGACGGCTATGTCATGCTCAATGCCAGCATCGGCATTGGCACGCTTGACGAGGCCTGGGGTGCGGAGATCTGGGTTCGCAACCTGACGGACGAACGGGTCGCCAACATTGTTTTCGACACGGTCTTCCAGACGGGCAGCCAGAGCGCCTTCATGGAGGCTCCGCGTACGATGGGCATCACCCTTCGTCGTAACTTCTGA
- a CDS encoding aldehyde dehydrogenase family protein yields MTGTLTAPPASDRIRALIAAQQAAFAQDPRRSLADRRRDLGIVEALVLDNEDAIAEAIDADFGGRSRNETRLLEIVVTAQAARHARKDLSRWMKVRTVPTPSMAAPGRSLVRYEPKGVVGIVAPWNYPIQLSLVPLIAALAAGCRALIKPSELTPRTSDLMARLLSERFPADQVAVVTGGADVAEVFCSERFDHLFYTGSTRIGRSVGQAAARNLTPVTLELGGKSPVIVDASIPLDRVAHPLAWGRFLNAGQTCVAPDYVLVEGHRAEALGQAVIRQAGVFYPEFASNPDYTAIVSDRHHARLTAMIDEARHRGVQILQPPHDAASLAGSRRIAPTVMIDPPADLAVMREEIFGPVLPIVSSASIAAACARVNAGERPLALYVFSDDRAVVRQVLDSTLSGGVSVNTTMVHLSNEHLPFGGVGESGSGAYHGQRGFEEFSHARSVFEAGRWHSSRLIAPPYGAVFRFAAGIALKS; encoded by the coding sequence ATGACCGGGACCCTGACAGCCCCACCTGCATCGGACAGGATCCGGGCCCTTATCGCGGCCCAGCAGGCCGCTTTCGCACAGGATCCCCGGCGTTCGCTGGCCGACCGGCGGCGCGACCTGGGCATCGTGGAAGCCCTAGTGCTCGACAATGAGGACGCCATTGCCGAGGCGATCGATGCCGATTTCGGCGGGCGATCGCGCAACGAGACGCGGCTGCTGGAGATTGTCGTCACGGCCCAGGCGGCGCGGCATGCCCGCAAGGACCTGTCGCGATGGATGAAGGTTCGCACGGTGCCGACGCCTTCAATGGCGGCACCGGGGCGATCCCTTGTCCGGTATGAGCCCAAGGGCGTCGTCGGGATTGTCGCGCCCTGGAACTATCCGATCCAGTTGAGCCTCGTTCCGTTGATTGCTGCCCTGGCGGCCGGCTGCCGGGCCCTGATCAAGCCGTCCGAACTGACCCCCCGGACCAGTGACCTGATGGCTCGTCTGCTGTCCGAGCGCTTCCCCGCTGACCAGGTTGCGGTGGTGACCGGTGGGGCCGATGTCGCCGAGGTCTTTTGCAGCGAGCGGTTCGACCATCTGTTCTATACCGGCTCAACGCGGATCGGCCGTTCCGTGGGTCAGGCCGCCGCCCGGAACCTGACGCCGGTCACGCTGGAACTCGGCGGCAAGTCCCCGGTCATCGTTGATGCCTCAATCCCTCTGGACCGCGTGGCCCATCCCCTGGCCTGGGGCCGGTTCCTGAACGCGGGCCAGACCTGCGTCGCGCCGGACTATGTGCTGGTCGAGGGCCACCGCGCCGAGGCCCTGGGTCAGGCCGTGATCCGGCAGGCGGGGGTCTTCTATCCCGAATTCGCTTCCAACCCCGACTACACCGCCATCGTCTCGGACCGGCACCATGCGCGATTGACGGCGATGATCGACGAGGCGCGACACAGGGGGGTGCAGATCCTGCAGCCGCCCCACGACGCCGCGTCCCTTGCCGGTAGCCGGCGGATAGCTCCCACCGTCATGATTGATCCGCCCGCCGACCTGGCCGTCATGCGTGAGGAGATTTTCGGACCGGTGCTGCCGATCGTGAGCAGCGCCTCCATTGCCGCGGCCTGCGCCCGGGTGAACGCGGGGGAACGGCCCCTGGCGCTCTATGTGTTCAGCGATGACCGTGCCGTCGTCCGTCAGGTGCTGGACAGCACCCTCTCGGGCGGGGTCTCGGTGAACACGACCATGGTCCATCTCTCCAATGAACACCTGCCATTCGGCGGCGTCGGCGAGAGTGGCTCGGGGGCCTATCACGGACAGCGTGGCTTCGAGGAGTTCAGCCATGCCCGCAGCGTGTTCGAGGCGGGCCGGTGGCACTCGAGCCGGCTGATCGCGCCGCCCTATGGTGCCGTGTTCCGCTTCGCTGCCGGCATCGCACTCAAATCCTGA
- a CDS encoding glutathione S-transferase produces MTQPYLLYGMPVSMFTGKARAHLRKRGVPFQERLVNDPRFGGTIAPALGRFMIPVLETPDGTIIQDTADILDHVEQAFPAAVPIYPTGPRQSVIARIFELFGDEGMIRTGMHYRWSFPEQNHAFIQAGFAAGIAPSAEPSQVPMIAEAAMAKMGGYLPILGVTAETIPAIEQAYEILLAALNEHFRRSPYLLGGVPSIGDFGLLSSFYAHLGRDPYPADQMRRKAYFVLRWVERMNAADADMPEFADLDPAYAADDSLAETLGPVCAAVAGIYGAELTAQVEALDRWLADHPDLAAGELLQSEDRSRRPKGQVTFDLMGTPVTTTLRAFSVFKLQSVTDAFERLEPAGRESVRAYLAPLGLAHWLELKARRRIERVGNREVWAGLPS; encoded by the coding sequence ATGACGCAACCCTATCTTCTCTACGGCATGCCGGTATCCATGTTTACCGGCAAGGCCCGGGCCCACCTGCGCAAACGCGGCGTTCCGTTCCAGGAACGGCTGGTCAATGACCCGCGATTTGGCGGCACCATCGCGCCGGCACTCGGCCGGTTCATGATCCCGGTCCTCGAGACGCCCGACGGCACCATCATCCAGGATACGGCCGATATTCTCGATCACGTCGAACAGGCCTTTCCGGCGGCTGTCCCGATCTATCCGACCGGACCCCGACAGTCGGTCATCGCCCGCATTTTCGAACTGTTCGGTGATGAAGGCATGATCCGGACCGGCATGCACTATCGCTGGAGCTTTCCCGAACAGAACCACGCCTTTATCCAGGCCGGGTTCGCCGCCGGGATCGCGCCCTCTGCCGAGCCGTCGCAGGTCCCGATGATCGCCGAAGCAGCGATGGCGAAAATGGGGGGCTACCTGCCCATCCTGGGTGTCACGGCCGAGACCATCCCCGCCATCGAACAGGCCTATGAGATCCTGCTGGCCGCTCTGAACGAGCATTTCCGCCGGTCGCCCTACCTGCTGGGCGGCGTGCCCAGCATCGGCGATTTCGGCCTGCTGTCGTCCTTCTATGCCCATCTGGGCCGTGACCCCTACCCGGCCGATCAGATGCGGCGGAAGGCCTATTTCGTCTTGCGCTGGGTCGAGCGGATGAATGCGGCCGATGCCGACATGCCGGAGTTCGCCGATCTGGATCCGGCCTATGCCGCGGACGACAGCCTGGCCGAGACCCTGGGTCCGGTCTGCGCGGCCGTGGCCGGGATCTACGGTGCCGAACTGACCGCCCAGGTCGAGGCGCTGGACCGCTGGCTGGCCGACCATCCAGACCTCGCGGCCGGTGAGCTCCTGCAGTCAGAGGACCGGAGCCGCCGTCCGAAGGGGCAAGTGACCTTCGACCTGATGGGGACGCCGGTCACGACCACCCTGAGGGCCTTCAGTGTCTTCAAACTGCAGTCGGTGACCGACGCGTTTGAGCGGCTGGAACCGGCCGGGCGCGAGTCCGTGCGGGCCTATCTCGCGCCGCTGGGACTGGCCCACTGGCTGGAACTCAAGGCGCGCCGACGCATTGAGCGTGTTGGGAACCGCGAGGTGTGGGCCGGTCTCCCGAGCTGA